In Pseudomonas fluorescens, the following are encoded in one genomic region:
- a CDS encoding YciI family protein, which translates to MRFMIIIKASQDSEAGVMPSQELLTAMGNYNEELVKAGIMLAGEGLHPSSKGARVKFSGDKHTVIDGPFIETKELIAGFWLWKVKSKEEAIEWVKRCPNPMPGTEAEIEIRQVFEAEDFGDEFTPELREQEERVWEQAKKN; encoded by the coding sequence ATGCGATTCATGATCATCATCAAGGCCAGCCAGGATTCCGAAGCCGGTGTCATGCCCAGCCAGGAACTGCTGACGGCCATGGGCAACTACAACGAAGAACTGGTCAAGGCCGGCATCATGCTCGCGGGCGAAGGCCTGCACCCGAGCAGCAAGGGCGCACGGGTAAAATTTTCCGGTGACAAACATACGGTAATCGACGGCCCCTTCATCGAAACCAAGGAACTGATTGCCGGTTTCTGGTTGTGGAAAGTGAAGTCCAAAGAAGAAGCCATCGAATGGGTCAAGCGCTGCCCCAACCCGATGCCGGGTACCGAGGCCGAGATCGAGATTCGCCAGGTGTTTGAAGCCGAAGATTTTGGTGACGAGTTCACACCAGAACTGCGCGAGCAGGAAGAGCGGGTTTGGGAGCAAGCAAAGAAGAATTGA